One window of Candidatus Nanosynbacter sp. HMT-352 genomic DNA carries:
- a CDS encoding L-threonylcarbamoyladenylate synthase: MIVKNILDDSAISALKNEQLIIAKTDTIYGILAAANSKKAVEKLYEVKRRPLNNPVIILVANIDDIPNLTPSIKHKYQEISKNRPTTIATKVSPDFLPHLPRNGGTLAFRVVPESPLAELIRTVGLLVAPSANPSGEEPAKNITEAINYFHELVPIYVDSGEVADTQPSQIVRINEGGEIEFLRR, translated from the coding sequence ATGATTGTGAAGAATATTTTAGATGACAGCGCAATTTCCGCGCTTAAAAATGAGCAATTGATAATTGCTAAAACTGATACGATTTATGGAATATTAGCCGCTGCCAATTCAAAAAAAGCCGTCGAGAAATTATACGAAGTTAAGCGGCGCCCCTTGAATAATCCGGTCATTATTTTGGTTGCAAATATTGACGACATTCCCAATCTCACGCCGTCGATCAAACACAAATATCAAGAAATCTCCAAAAATAGACCGACAACAATCGCCACCAAAGTGAGTCCTGATTTCCTGCCACATCTTCCGAGAAATGGCGGAACATTGGCATTCAGAGTCGTGCCAGAATCTCCGTTGGCAGAGTTAATTCGAACCGTCGGTCTTTTGGTCGCGCCCAGTGCAAATCCATCAGGAGAAGAACCGGCAAAAAACATCACCGAAGCGATAAATTACTTCCACGAATTAGTGCCGATTTATGTCGATTCTGGAGAAGTCGCCGATACTCAACCGTCACAAATTGTCCGAATCAACGAGGGCGGGGAAATTGAGTTTTTAAGAAGATAA
- the rplK gene encoding 50S ribosomal protein L11 → MAKKIIGNLKLRIPAGRATAGPPVGSTLGQWGLNMMDFINPFNDATKDMMGKDVIVHIQVYEDRTFTWNSLGQPVDDMIREKAGIQKGSGKPHSDKVGKITRAQLQEIAEAKKDQLNAIDIEGAMKVIAGSARSMGVEVVD, encoded by the coding sequence ATGGCAAAGAAAATTATTGGTAATTTGAAATTACGCATTCCAGCCGGTCGAGCAACAGCAGGTCCTCCAGTGGGATCAACGCTTGGTCAGTGGGGACTAAACATGATGGACTTTATTAATCCATTCAATGACGCTACAAAAGACATGATGGGTAAAGACGTAATTGTTCACATTCAAGTTTACGAAGACCGAACATTTACTTGGAACTCACTTGGTCAACCAGTTGACGATATGATTCGTGAAAAAGCTGGAATCCAAAAGGGCAGTGGCAAGCCGCACTCGGACAAGGTCGGTAAGATTACTCGCGCACAATTGCAAGAAATCGCTGAGGCGAAAAAAGACCAATTGAACGCAATCGACATCGAAGGCGCAATGAAAGTTATCGCCGGATCAGCACGCTCAATGGGCGTTGAAGTCGTCGACTAA
- the nusG gene encoding transcription termination/antitermination protein NusG, whose amino-acid sequence MSSKRYDDSQQWYAIHTYSGYEEKVAESIRQRINGVDMADKIFDVIVPKEKQIQIRNGKRKIVEAKIFQGYVLVEMKLTDETWYIIRNTPGVTGFVGADTTPTPVSEKEIAKIKKRMGVEEPKHQIDFSEGEVVSIIDGPFKGFDGAVSEIDASKGTLKIMVSMFGRDTPVELDALQVKKV is encoded by the coding sequence ATGAGTTCAAAACGATACGATGATAGTCAGCAATGGTATGCAATTCATACCTATTCTGGCTACGAAGAAAAAGTTGCTGAATCAATCCGCCAGCGAATCAACGGCGTTGATATGGCTGATAAGATTTTTGACGTTATCGTGCCAAAGGAAAAGCAGATCCAGATTCGCAACGGTAAGCGTAAAATTGTTGAAGCTAAAATTTTCCAAGGCTATGTCTTGGTTGAGATGAAATTGACTGACGAAACTTGGTACATCATCCGCAACACGCCGGGCGTTACGGGATTTGTGGGTGCCGACACTACGCCAACTCCAGTTTCTGAAAAAGAGATTGCGAAGATTAAGAAGCGAATGGGCGTTGAAGAGCCAAAGCATCAGATTGACTTCTCAGAGGGTGAAGTTGTTTCAATTATCGACGGTCCGTTCAAGGGCTTTGATGGCGCCGTGAGCGAAATTGACGCGTCTAAGGGTACTTTGAAGATTATGGTCAGCATGTTTGGCCGTGACACTCCAGTCGAGCTGGACGCCCTGCAGGTTAAAAAAGTTTAG
- the secE gene encoding preprotein translocase subunit SecE has product MAQKGKASSKTTVRRIKATDDAPKKEKAVAKKINKSTKITTKASKNSDEKGGLIGYFKGAWEELKLVRWPTRSATWAMTAAVLIFTFVFVVLILLLDAAFNWGFNQILK; this is encoded by the coding sequence ATGGCACAGAAAGGCAAAGCAAGCAGCAAAACTACGGTTCGTCGAATCAAGGCTACCGACGACGCGCCAAAAAAAGAAAAAGCTGTAGCGAAAAAAATCAATAAATCAACAAAAATCACCACAAAAGCGTCTAAAAATTCTGACGAAAAAGGTGGATTGATTGGATATTTTAAGGGCGCTTGGGAAGAGTTGAAGCTAGTTCGCTGGCCAACCCGCTCAGCAACTTGGGCAATGACAGCGGCGGTGCTTATCTTCACCTTTGTGTTTGTCGTTCTGATTTTATTACTTGACGCCGCATTTAACTGGGGCTTTAACCAAATTTTGAAGTAA
- a CDS encoding sensor histidine kinase, whose product MWALIFLLITLSVVLGVIAIVLHKILSEISDKSDYKNDKKSLSEHQRMITLINNITDAILSTDEHGIINTYNSAALNLIDTNSGINGEHISQVLNLETTDKKPIDIFKELTKSSAIRQRDDVLMKIEDDDYIRLEVTLAPVQGGDKMTPDGYVLILRDITKTKSLEEERDEFISVVSHELRTPIAIAEGSLSNAKLLVERKMTSKIPEAIDESHKQILFLARMINDLSTLSRAERGVADETEIIDVTELAAQINSEYSPQASEKGLAFNLDIGGRLGVVKVSRLYLEEILQNFITNAIRYTQKGSITLSIKKNKSGEITFKVVDTGIGISKADMAKIFDKFYRAEDYRTRETKGTGLGLYVSAKLAKKLGCKIEVESRLNHGSTFGFKLKEFKNNDK is encoded by the coding sequence ATGTGGGCGCTAATTTTTCTATTGATCACTCTGAGTGTTGTTTTAGGTGTTATAGCTATTGTTTTACATAAAATATTGTCGGAAATTAGCGATAAATCTGATTATAAAAATGATAAAAAAAGCCTCAGCGAGCACCAAAGAATGATTACGCTTATCAATAATATTACCGACGCAATTCTCAGTACGGACGAACACGGAATTATCAATACATACAATTCGGCGGCACTTAATTTGATTGACACGAACAGCGGAATTAACGGCGAACATATCAGTCAGGTGCTGAATCTTGAAACGACGGATAAAAAGCCGATTGACATTTTTAAGGAACTCACCAAGTCTTCCGCAATTCGCCAGCGCGACGACGTTCTGATGAAAATCGAAGATGACGATTATATTCGCCTGGAAGTTACGCTTGCGCCAGTTCAGGGCGGCGACAAGATGACGCCGGACGGATATGTACTTATCTTGCGTGACATTACGAAGACGAAGAGTCTCGAGGAGGAGCGCGATGAGTTTATTAGCGTAGTTAGTCACGAATTACGCACGCCAATTGCTATTGCTGAAGGCTCGCTGAGTAACGCCAAATTGTTGGTCGAGCGTAAAATGACTAGCAAAATTCCTGAAGCCATCGACGAATCTCATAAGCAAATTTTATTCTTAGCGCGAATGATCAACGACCTCAGCACATTATCACGCGCCGAGCGAGGAGTGGCTGATGAAACAGAAATAATCGACGTAACAGAGTTGGCGGCTCAGATAAATTCCGAATATTCACCTCAGGCGAGCGAAAAAGGTTTGGCTTTCAATTTGGATATCGGCGGGCGACTTGGCGTAGTTAAGGTTTCTCGTCTATATCTGGAAGAAATTCTCCAAAACTTCATCACCAACGCCATTCGATATACACAAAAGGGCTCCATAACTTTATCAATCAAGAAAAATAAATCTGGCGAAATCACCTTCAAGGTTGTTGACACGGGAATTGGCATTAGCAAAGCCGACATGGCAAAAATTTTCGACAAGTTTTACCGCGCAGAAGATTATAGAACTCGCGAGACGAAAGGCACGGGATTAGGTCTATACGTTTCCGCTAAGTTGGCGAAGAAATTGGGCTGTAAAATTGAGGTAGAAAGCCGATTAAACCACGGATCGACGTTCGGATTCAAGCTGAAAGAGTTCAAAAATAATGACAAATAA